One window of the Candidatus Kinetoplastibacterium desouzaii TCC079E genome contains the following:
- a CDS encoding pyridoxine 5'-phosphate synthase — MLELGVNIDHVATLRQQRYTPYPDPLLAALIAEEAGADLITVHLREDRRHIQYKDVVNIRKKIKTKLNLECAITKEMLDIAVNIMPDIVCLVPEKREELTTEGGLNILESFDRISSSVNFLKNSGIRVSLFIDPDIRCISEAAKTGAHAIELHTGKYAEVYDDAMERALEISRIKESSLLAMELGLQVNAGHGLHYENIQELLMINGIKEFNIGHAIISKAIFSGMYSAVKLMKDIISSYSK, encoded by the coding sequence ATGTTAGAGCTTGGTGTTAATATTGATCACGTAGCCACTTTAAGACAACAAAGATATACACCTTATCCAGATCCTTTATTAGCTGCGTTAATAGCAGAGGAAGCTGGTGCTGATTTAATTACTGTTCATCTTAGAGAAGATAGAAGACATATACAGTATAAGGATGTTGTAAATATAAGAAAGAAAATAAAAACTAAATTAAATTTAGAATGTGCCATAACAAAAGAAATGTTGGATATTGCTGTAAACATAATGCCTGATATAGTATGCCTTGTTCCAGAGAAAAGAGAGGAGCTTACGACAGAGGGTGGTCTTAATATATTAGAGTCTTTTGATCGCATATCAAGTTCTGTAAATTTTTTAAAGAATAGTGGCATAAGAGTTTCTCTATTCATTGATCCTGATATCAGATGTATATCTGAGGCAGCAAAAACAGGAGCACATGCTATAGAATTACATACTGGGAAATATGCAGAAGTTTATGATGATGCTATGGAAAGAGCTTTGGAAATTAGTAGAATTAAAGAATCATCATTACTTGCTATGGAATTAGGATTGCAAGTAAATGCTGGTCATGGTTTGCATTATGAAAACATTCAAGAGCTTTTAATGATTAATGGGATTAAAGAATTCAATATAGGTCATGCAATAATAAGCAAGGCTATTTTTAGTGGTATGTATTCTGCTGTTAAATTAATGAAAGATATTATTTCTAGTTATTCAAAATAA
- the acpS gene encoding holo-ACP synthase — protein MYKKSNLIAGIGIDFLSVSRVDDLFIKYGCKFSKRVLGPEELTSFSIRLNSNYKRGIRFLTTRISVKESFSKAIGIGMRSPMSWSNIQIINDDNGKPYCLLSSFLEKWFVKNYGGSIHISISDESDFVVSNVIVERKRSWFMFFL, from the coding sequence ATGTATAAAAAAAGTAATCTTATTGCAGGAATTGGTATTGATTTTTTATCTGTTTCTAGAGTTGATGATTTGTTTATAAAATACGGATGTAAGTTTTCCAAAAGAGTTCTTGGGCCAGAAGAGCTTACATCTTTTAGTATTCGTTTAAACTCCAATTACAAAAGAGGGATTCGTTTTTTAACTACAAGAATATCTGTTAAAGAGTCATTTTCAAAAGCTATTGGAATAGGAATGCGTTCTCCTATGTCTTGGTCAAACATACAGATTATTAACGATGATAATGGTAAGCCTTATTGTTTATTATCTTCATTTTTAGAAAAATGGTTTGTTAAGAATTACGGTGGGTCTATACATATTTCAATAAGCGATGAATCTGATTTTGTAGTATCTAATGTTATTGTAGAAAGAAAAAGATCTTGGTTTATGTTTTTTTTATAA
- the uvrC gene encoding excinuclease ABC subunit UvrC codes for MSDNFDITSFLKTAPHLPGVYKYFDENDQVIYIGKARDIKKRISSYFRNNLPSLRITKMVSKISKIEIVITNSELEALILEHNLIKSLKPKYNIVFRDDKSYPYLKFSSHSYPRLMIARLLSSKQNIEQGKYFGPFPDSWAARETINILQKIFKLRTCEDSVLLNRSRPCLLGQIGRCSSPCVKKITLSDYNKTIEGASLFLQGKSRDLLLDIKQKMKQASDVMNFELAATFRDQIKALTGVLQKQSMEHIGIEDTDIIAVVNDNDQTCINVAMVRGGRYIGDNPLLFYNEHKDSPESILEIFITQHYSNKPLPKVLVCSHNFSAGKTLDLISYSQSRKVRLSFNPRGLRLTWLDQVKKNSKLFLARSTGNRDIMYLRIKDLIKTLDIKISCFDNLYIECFDISHYSGESTQASCVVFSKSNMQPSLYRIYKINDIVPGDDYAAMYQVLSRHFSLSKNKTTPSLVIIDGGQSQVDVAKNVFNKFGLDTNIIIGISKGEGRKVGLETIHFSYERAPLVLGSNSPALMLLALIRDEAHRFAIKNMRNSFLQSRKRSMLTEISGVGKKRSQLLLKHFGSFQAMTLATIEDIMKVKGISKSLAEKIYESISS; via the coding sequence ATGTCTGATAATTTTGATATTACTTCATTCTTAAAAACGGCCCCTCATTTACCTGGGGTATATAAGTATTTTGATGAAAATGATCAGGTCATTTATATTGGTAAAGCTCGTGATATAAAAAAGAGAATTAGTTCTTATTTTCGTAATAATTTGCCTAGCTTAAGAATAACGAAAATGGTATCTAAGATATCTAAGATAGAGATTGTTATTACAAATTCTGAGCTTGAGGCTTTGATATTAGAGCATAATCTTATTAAATCTCTAAAACCTAAGTATAATATAGTATTTCGTGATGATAAATCTTATCCATATCTTAAGTTTTCTTCTCATTCATATCCTAGGTTAATGATTGCTAGGCTTTTATCAAGCAAACAAAATATAGAACAAGGTAAGTATTTTGGGCCTTTCCCTGATTCTTGGGCTGCTAGAGAAACCATAAATATTTTACAAAAAATATTTAAGTTACGAACTTGTGAAGATTCAGTTCTTTTAAATAGATCTAGACCTTGTTTGTTAGGGCAGATTGGTCGATGTTCTTCTCCTTGTGTAAAAAAAATAACTCTAAGTGATTATAATAAAACGATCGAAGGAGCTTCTTTGTTTTTACAGGGTAAATCCAGAGATCTTTTGTTGGATATTAAACAGAAAATGAAGCAAGCCTCAGATGTTATGAATTTTGAGCTAGCAGCAACTTTTAGAGATCAAATAAAGGCATTAACAGGGGTTTTGCAAAAACAATCCATGGAGCATATTGGAATTGAAGATACTGATATAATAGCTGTTGTAAATGATAATGATCAAACTTGTATAAATGTTGCTATGGTGAGAGGTGGTAGGTATATAGGTGATAATCCATTATTGTTTTATAATGAACACAAAGACAGTCCTGAAAGCATATTGGAAATTTTTATTACGCAGCATTATTCTAATAAACCTCTACCTAAAGTTTTAGTTTGTTCGCATAATTTTTCTGCAGGGAAAACTTTGGATTTAATTTCTTACAGTCAGTCTAGGAAGGTGCGTCTTTCTTTTAATCCTAGAGGTTTAAGGCTTACTTGGTTAGATCAGGTTAAAAAAAATTCTAAGTTGTTCTTGGCTAGATCTACAGGTAATAGAGATATCATGTATTTGCGTATTAAAGATTTAATAAAAACTTTAGATATAAAGATTTCATGTTTTGATAATCTATATATAGAATGTTTTGATATTAGTCACTATTCTGGGGAATCAACACAGGCTTCTTGTGTGGTCTTTAGTAAATCTAATATGCAACCATCATTATATAGAATATATAAAATAAATGATATTGTGCCAGGCGATGATTATGCTGCGATGTATCAGGTTTTATCTCGTCATTTTAGCCTATCAAAAAATAAAACAACTCCTAGTCTAGTTATAATTGATGGTGGGCAGAGTCAAGTAGACGTAGCAAAAAATGTTTTCAATAAATTTGGTTTAGATACAAATATAATAATAGGAATTTCTAAAGGTGAGGGTCGAAAAGTAGGATTAGAAACCATACATTTTTCTTATGAAAGAGCTCCGTTAGTGCTGGGTTCAAATTCACCAGCTTTGATGTTGTTGGCATTAATAAGAGATGAGGCACATCGGTTTGCCATTAAAAATATGAGAAATAGTTTTTTGCAGAGCAGGAAAAGATCTATGCTTACGGAAATTAGTGGGGTTGGTAAGAAAAGATCACAGCTTTTATTAAAACATTTTGGTAGTTTTCAGGCTATGACTTTAGCAACTATAGAGGACATTATGAAAGTAAAAGGAATTTCTAAATCATTAGCAGAAAAAATATATGAATCTATTAGTTCATGA
- the pgsA gene encoding CDP-diacylglycerol--glycerol-3-phosphate 3-phosphatidyltransferase, translated as MLINVPIALTWMRVLLIPMMVCLFYCSNGITEPMRDLFASMLFLFAALTDWLDGWLARRLNQTTSFGAFLDPVADKLMVCSSLIILLELGRIDLLVTLIIIGREITVSALREWMAIMGARASVAVHRIGKIKTMFQMIAIPCLLYGRSILGIDLLFFGNILIIMASILTVWSMLYYIRRAWCILNIKNKNI; from the coding sequence ATGCTAATAAATGTGCCAATTGCTCTTACATGGATGCGTGTTTTATTGATTCCTATGATGGTTTGTCTTTTTTATTGTTCTAATGGCATTACTGAGCCGATGCGAGATCTTTTTGCTTCGATGTTATTTTTATTTGCAGCTTTGACTGATTGGCTAGATGGATGGTTAGCACGTAGATTAAATCAAACAACTTCTTTTGGTGCTTTTTTGGATCCGGTAGCAGATAAATTAATGGTTTGTTCATCTTTAATTATTCTGTTAGAACTAGGAAGAATAGATTTATTAGTTACTTTAATTATTATTGGAAGAGAAATAACAGTCTCTGCTTTGAGAGAATGGATGGCAATTATGGGAGCAAGAGCTAGTGTTGCTGTGCATAGAATAGGCAAAATAAAAACCATGTTTCAAATGATTGCTATTCCTTGTTTGTTATATGGAAGAAGTATTTTGGGAATTGATTTGTTATTTTTTGGTAATATACTAATAATAATGGCGTCAATTCTTACTGTTTGGTCTATGCTTTATTATATAAGGCGTGCCTGGTGTATTTTAAATATAAAAAATAAAAATATTTAA
- a CDS encoding MFS transporter, whose product MIYSSQNDLSEDRMTIKNDWMIIFLIAFIHALSHFFQLLLPSLYVALGLEFNLDFAQLGLLVSIFYVVSGIGQVISGVAVDRFGPFKILFVGLCSFLLSSLMIAFSQGYVFLMLSAFVGGVGNSVFHPAGYSIINKMVSAKRLGYAYSIHGLSGSFGWALAPLFITTVTFLTNWRVSAFSVALLFSLTLFLTKVLRSKIIFFEKNQVEEIKESNNHVVVLEKKYFNSILILLTNSLVWSAFLFFAITSLATSSMQNYTIPLLGKLYNLNEIIASSKLSIYMIASAFGMFIGGWLLSAAKFKDDNILISLVFSGIILISISLGIVPKNFITIFMMLAGFCFGLAVPSRDMLVRRIANQHSTSIVYGVVYSGMDVGSACGPVIFGVMIDNGLYRLPWFIAGSMFVCSAFLARWVSNKQTNC is encoded by the coding sequence ATGATTTATTCTTCACAAAATGATCTATCAGAAGATAGAATGACAATTAAAAATGATTGGATGATTATTTTTTTAATAGCATTTATTCATGCTTTGTCTCATTTCTTTCAATTATTATTACCGTCTTTATACGTAGCTCTTGGTTTGGAGTTTAATTTAGATTTTGCTCAGCTTGGTTTGTTGGTTTCAATATTTTATGTTGTGTCTGGTATAGGTCAAGTTATATCTGGTGTTGCAGTTGACCGGTTTGGTCCTTTTAAAATTTTGTTTGTTGGGTTATGTTCTTTTCTATTATCTAGTTTAATGATAGCTTTTTCTCAAGGATATGTTTTTCTGATGTTGTCGGCTTTTGTAGGTGGCGTAGGAAATTCTGTTTTTCATCCTGCTGGTTATTCTATTATAAATAAAATGGTGAGCGCCAAAAGACTAGGCTATGCTTATAGTATTCATGGTTTGTCTGGAAGTTTTGGGTGGGCTTTAGCACCACTTTTTATAACTACAGTAACATTTTTAACCAATTGGAGAGTATCAGCTTTTAGTGTGGCTTTGTTATTCTCATTAACTTTGTTTTTAACAAAAGTTTTAAGATCTAAAATAATTTTCTTTGAAAAGAACCAAGTTGAAGAAATTAAAGAATCTAATAATCATGTTGTTGTTTTAGAAAAAAAGTATTTTAATTCTATACTAATTCTTCTTACTAATAGTTTAGTATGGAGTGCGTTTCTATTTTTTGCTATTACTTCTCTTGCTACATCTTCAATGCAAAATTATACAATTCCTTTATTAGGAAAGTTATATAATTTAAATGAGATTATTGCTAGCTCCAAACTATCAATTTACATGATTGCTTCAGCTTTTGGTATGTTTATTGGAGGATGGTTGCTTTCTGCTGCAAAGTTCAAAGATGATAATATTTTAATATCATTAGTTTTTTCAGGAATAATTTTAATATCAATATCTTTAGGTATTGTTCCTAAGAATTTTATAACTATTTTCATGATGTTGGCGGGATTCTGTTTTGGTCTGGCTGTTCCATCTAGAGATATGCTTGTTAGAAGAATAGCAAATCAACATTCTACGAGTATAGTATATGGAGTGGTTTATTCCGGAATGGATGTTGGTTCTGCTTGCGGTCCAGTTATATTTGGTGTAATGATAGATAATGGTTTATATAGGTTGCCTTGGTTTATAGCTGGCTCTATGTTTGTTTGTTCTGCTTTTTTAGCTAGATGGGTGTCAAATAAACAAACTAATTGTTAA
- the queF gene encoding NADPH-dependent 7-cyano-7-deazaguanine reductase QueF (Catalyzes the NADPH-dependent reduction of 7-cyano-7-deazaguanine (preQ0) to 7-aminomethyl-7-deazaguanine (preQ1) in queuosine biosynthesis), with protein sequence MSKIENPLGKNIEYPSKYNPNILFPICRKNHIEIPHISYEGFDLWNAYELSWLNKNGKPEIAIGKFQFPCNSKNIIESKSLKIYLNSLNQTRFIDHNDLQKTIYKDLSIATESNVLVDIIMPSNFKDMHMEDLDGLCIDNINIETNTYLPSPELLKNDNQKNIAYVNETIMSRLLRSNCPITKQPDWACIQIKYRGFKINHESLLKYIISYRNHDAYHENCIEKIFVDIMQNCNPEFLSVYAKYTRRGGIDINPWRTTNLQEYNPIINNTKTTRQ encoded by the coding sequence ATGAGCAAAATAGAAAACCCTCTGGGTAAAAATATAGAATATCCATCAAAATACAATCCAAATATACTATTTCCTATATGTCGAAAAAATCATATAGAAATCCCCCATATTTCATATGAAGGTTTTGATTTATGGAATGCATATGAACTATCTTGGCTAAATAAAAATGGAAAACCAGAAATAGCAATAGGAAAATTCCAATTTCCATGCAATAGTAAAAACATTATAGAATCTAAATCATTAAAAATATATTTAAACTCTCTCAATCAAACACGGTTCATTGATCACAACGATCTTCAAAAAACAATATATAAAGACTTATCTATAGCCACTGAAAGCAATGTTTTAGTGGATATTATAATGCCATCAAATTTTAAAGACATGCACATGGAAGATCTAGATGGTTTATGTATAGATAACATAAACATAGAAACCAATACATATCTACCATCTCCAGAACTTTTAAAGAACGACAATCAAAAAAATATTGCTTATGTAAATGAAACGATAATGTCTAGACTGCTAAGATCTAATTGCCCAATAACTAAACAACCTGACTGGGCATGCATTCAAATAAAATATAGAGGATTTAAGATAAATCATGAATCCCTTCTAAAATACATAATTTCCTATAGAAACCATGATGCTTACCATGAAAACTGTATAGAAAAAATATTTGTAGATATAATGCAAAACTGCAACCCAGAATTTCTAAGTGTATATGCTAAATATACACGAAGGGGTGGTATCGATATAAATCCATGGAGAACCACAAATCTACAAGAATACAACCCTATTATTAATAATACTAAAACAACACGTCAATAA
- a CDS encoding cation:proton antiporter yields MTVFESVGALLSLIAIFGYINHMFIKLPDTLGTTAVGLLACVFLSLLSLSHPEMVTRAQHLVEMIDFSEIVFHGLLGLLLFAGAMHVDISKMRRLKLPVFLLATIGVLISTIVVGIGFYFVVRLFNVSISFLWCLVFGALISPTDPMAVLAVLKNANVSSDLETQITGESLFNDGTAVVAFITLLGLATGTLEFSFGNMLLTLAQEIFGAVFFGLVTGYCASLMLRDLDSYPIEILTTLALSTAGYSIAEHLHVSAPLSVVVIGLVVGYRSNLSKKKENREYLFSFWGLLDELFNLILFGLIGLEVIALSFNLQDLWLGVITVFVVLFARYISVVTPISILNYINEDNTNTVKIMTWGGLRGGISIALALSLPHFEGREMFIVVTYVVVIFSLLIQATTLGPLVRFLDKNK; encoded by the coding sequence ATGACTGTGTTTGAAAGTGTTGGAGCATTACTTTCTCTTATTGCTATTTTTGGTTATATTAACCATATGTTTATAAAATTGCCTGATACTTTAGGAACAACTGCTGTTGGGCTATTAGCATGTGTGTTTTTATCTTTATTAAGTTTGTCTCATCCTGAAATGGTAACTAGAGCTCAACATTTGGTTGAGATGATTGATTTCTCAGAAATTGTATTTCATGGTCTATTGGGGTTATTATTGTTCGCAGGTGCTATGCATGTTGACATTTCTAAAATGCGACGTTTGAAATTACCTGTGTTCTTATTGGCAACAATTGGTGTTTTAATATCAACAATTGTTGTTGGTATTGGTTTTTATTTTGTTGTTCGTCTTTTTAATGTTTCTATAAGCTTTTTGTGGTGTTTGGTGTTCGGTGCTCTTATATCTCCAACAGACCCAATGGCTGTTCTTGCTGTTTTAAAAAATGCTAATGTTTCTTCTGATCTTGAAACTCAAATTACTGGAGAGTCTTTGTTTAATGATGGTACAGCTGTTGTTGCATTTATAACTTTATTAGGTTTGGCTACAGGAACGCTAGAATTCTCTTTTGGTAATATGTTGCTAACGTTAGCTCAAGAAATTTTTGGAGCTGTTTTTTTTGGTTTGGTAACTGGTTATTGTGCTTCTTTAATGTTAAGAGATTTAGATAGTTATCCTATAGAAATATTGACAACCCTTGCTTTATCTACTGCTGGATATAGTATTGCTGAACATTTGCATGTATCAGCTCCTTTGTCTGTTGTAGTAATAGGTTTAGTAGTAGGTTATAGAAGTAATTTATCTAAGAAGAAAGAAAATAGAGAGTATTTATTTAGTTTTTGGGGTTTGTTAGATGAATTATTTAATCTTATTCTATTTGGATTAATAGGATTAGAGGTTATTGCTTTATCTTTTAATTTACAAGATTTATGGTTAGGAGTTATAACTGTATTTGTTGTTTTATTTGCTAGGTATATTAGTGTGGTTACTCCTATAAGCATCTTGAATTATATTAATGAAGACAATACAAACACAGTAAAAATTATGACTTGGGGCGGACTAAGAGGTGGTATCTCAATTGCTTTAGCATTGTCATTGCCTCATTTTGAAGGACGAGAAATGTTTATAGTGGTTACATATGTTGTTGTGATATTTAGTTTGCTGATACAAGCAACTACATTAGGTCCGCTTGTTCGGTTTTTAGATAAAAATAAATAG
- a CDS encoding lytic murein transglycosylase: protein MLYRFIFLVFIQSFMFVCVQAYGSTSYDSLAYDCLNNLRSNSIENGVSYDDFDRFTKDVKLLNYTITSSNSQKSLQENWGVYISKMINKRRLNKGIEILKDFRVQLDEIGNKYKVDPELLVAILGIETNYGENMGSTDVLNAWFTRACTESNVLWKKNFYASIKILRDGIVEKNNFIGSWSGAFGMTQFIPTSFYELAVDGDGDGVIDLYNSFLDATASTANHLKKRNFSWQYNIPAVIEVLLPEELLVNVPSDIYADFLDSSNKHTLKYWYENGVTRANNKNFFLNLTNDLETSIFAPSGCTGPIFLVSDNFYSIVNYNRSRRYALAVSLLCNFFKGEEAILYKSWPN, encoded by the coding sequence ATGCTCTATCGTTTTATATTTCTTGTTTTTATACAATCTTTTATGTTTGTTTGTGTGCAAGCATACGGATCTACATCATATGATTCTCTTGCGTATGATTGTTTGAATAATTTAAGATCTAATTCTATAGAAAATGGTGTTTCTTATGATGATTTTGATAGATTCACCAAAGATGTTAAGTTATTAAATTATACAATTACCTCATCTAATTCCCAGAAATCCCTACAGGAAAACTGGGGGGTATATATTTCTAAAATGATTAATAAGAGAAGGTTAAATAAAGGAATTGAAATATTAAAAGATTTTAGAGTTCAGTTAGATGAAATAGGAAATAAATATAAAGTTGATCCTGAGTTGTTAGTTGCTATTTTAGGTATAGAAACTAATTACGGTGAAAATATGGGTAGTACTGATGTTTTGAATGCTTGGTTTACAAGGGCTTGTACCGAATCTAATGTTTTATGGAAAAAAAACTTCTATGCTTCTATTAAGATCTTGAGAGATGGTATAGTTGAAAAGAATAACTTTATTGGTTCTTGGAGTGGGGCTTTTGGAATGACTCAATTTATTCCAACATCTTTTTACGAATTGGCTGTTGATGGAGATGGGGATGGTGTTATAGATTTATATAATTCTTTCCTTGACGCAACAGCTTCTACAGCTAATCATTTAAAAAAACGTAATTTTAGTTGGCAATATAATATACCGGCAGTTATTGAGGTTTTATTACCAGAAGAGTTATTAGTGAATGTACCAAGTGATATTTATGCTGATTTTCTAGATTCTTCAAATAAACATACTTTAAAATATTGGTATGAAAATGGAGTTACAAGAGCGAACAATAAAAATTTCTTTTTGAATTTAACTAATGATTTAGAAACTTCTATATTTGCTCCTTCAGGATGTACAGGGCCTATATTTTTAGTTAGTGATAATTTTTATTCTATAGTTAATTATAATAGATCAAGGAGGTATGCGTTAGCAGTTTCGTTATTGTGTAATTTTTTTAAAGGTGAAGAGGCTATTCTTTATAAATCTTGGCCAAATTAA
- a CDS encoding helix-turn-helix domain-containing protein, whose translation MKNLTLFNKNTISSNCSSCVIGHICAASGLDNIEELDKLINKRIQVKKKEELIKKQQQVVYGIRYGSFKIQIDNKQPTKKIVEFCLPGEIIGLDDLISEKSNSSAIALENSELCIIEIKNLDRLSKQMPLLQLQFRGIMSKEIIKFHSLLSIVNIINSKKRIIAFLLDLSRKYEQLGYSSTNFILRMSREEIGNFLGLTLETVSRLLKQLMKENLIIVRNRNIILKDKELLYKYLKNE comes from the coding sequence ATGAAAAACTTAACTTTATTTAATAAAAACACAATATCATCTAACTGTTCTTCATGCGTAATAGGTCATATATGTGCAGCATCAGGATTAGATAACATAGAAGAATTGGATAAATTGATAAATAAAAGAATACAAGTCAAAAAAAAAGAAGAACTAATAAAAAAACAACAACAAGTTGTATATGGCATCAGATATGGTTCTTTTAAAATACAAATAGATAATAAACAACCAACAAAAAAAATAGTAGAGTTTTGTTTACCAGGAGAAATTATAGGTTTAGATGATCTTATAAGTGAAAAATCTAACTCCTCAGCAATAGCTTTAGAAAACTCAGAATTATGTATTATAGAAATTAAGAATTTAGATAGATTATCTAAACAAATGCCTTTATTACAATTACAATTTCGTGGAATAATGAGCAAAGAAATAATAAAATTTCACTCATTACTATCAATAGTAAACATAATAAACTCTAAGAAAAGAATTATCGCTTTTCTTCTTGATCTATCTAGAAAATATGAACAACTAGGATATTCATCAACAAATTTTATACTCAGAATGAGTAGAGAAGAAATCGGTAATTTTTTAGGGTTAACTCTAGAAACTGTCAGTAGACTTTTAAAACAACTAATGAAAGAAAATTTAATAATAGTAAGAAATAGGAATATTATACTAAAAGACAAAGAATTACTGTATAAATACTTAAAAAATGAGTAA